From Mucilaginibacter rubeus, a single genomic window includes:
- a CDS encoding DUF1972 domain-containing protein: MKLKIAILGTRGIPNYYGGFEHISEYVSAGLVKKGHSVTVYNSHNHPYKADTWNGVNIVHCYDPEYLIGTAGQFAYDFNCLMDARKRKFDVVLLMGYTSSSVWGHLYPPNSVIITNMDGLEWKRSKYSKPVQKFLKYAEKLAVKHSQYYISDSRVIRSYLKDKYEVESRYIPYGADLFSEQEREQFDKSEVLKEDYFLLMARMEPENNIETILEGFNSSSSKKSFMVLGDTSNRFGKFITHRFKNDDRIQFKGANFDNSVVRALQNNSYLYFHGHSVGGTNPSLLEAMASEALIAAHNNPFNKAVLNSDAFYFDNANEVRHLVENVQRKDPEREMVKNNLHKIQYQFNWEMVINDYEDFILECYRNQHEKPAKA, encoded by the coding sequence ATGAAACTAAAAATAGCGATTTTAGGAACGCGGGGCATCCCGAACTACTATGGCGGGTTTGAGCATATTTCAGAATATGTATCGGCAGGTTTGGTAAAAAAGGGCCACTCGGTTACCGTTTATAATTCGCACAATCACCCTTACAAAGCTGATACCTGGAACGGTGTCAACATTGTTCACTGCTACGATCCTGAGTATCTTATAGGTACTGCCGGACAATTTGCGTATGATTTTAATTGTCTTATGGATGCCCGCAAACGCAAGTTTGATGTAGTACTGCTTATGGGCTATACCAGTAGTTCGGTTTGGGGGCACCTTTATCCACCAAACAGTGTCATCATCACCAATATGGATGGCCTGGAATGGAAACGCTCCAAATACTCAAAACCAGTGCAAAAGTTTTTGAAGTATGCCGAAAAGCTGGCCGTAAAACACAGCCAATATTATATCTCCGATTCAAGGGTGATCAGATCTTATCTTAAGGATAAGTATGAGGTTGAGAGCCGCTATATCCCTTATGGTGCCGATCTGTTTTCGGAACAGGAGCGTGAGCAATTTGATAAAAGCGAAGTGCTTAAGGAAGATTACTTTTTACTGATGGCCCGCATGGAGCCGGAAAACAATATCGAAACCATTTTGGAGGGTTTTAATAGCAGTTCATCAAAGAAGAGCTTCATGGTTTTGGGCGACACCAGTAACCGTTTTGGTAAATTCATTACACATCGCTTTAAAAACGACGACCGGATCCAGTTTAAAGGGGCAAATTTTGACAACTCGGTGGTACGCGCACTACAGAACAACAGTTACCTGTATTTCCACGGGCATAGCGTAGGTGGCACTAATCCTTCTTTACTTGAAGCCATGGCCAGCGAAGCGCTCATAGCCGCGCATAATAACCCCTTCAACAAAGCTGTACTTAACTCAGATGCGTTTTATTTCGATAACGCGAATGAGGTTCGGCACCTGGTTGAGAACGTACAGCGTAAGGATCCCGAACGCGAAATGGTAAAGAATAACCTTCACAAAATTCAATACCAGTTTAACTGGGAAATGGTGATCAACGACTACGAAGATTTTATACTGGAATGCTACCGCAATCAACATGAAAAACCTGCTAAAGCCTGA
- a CDS encoding glycosyltransferase family 4 protein produces the protein MAAKKIKLFVDAHSFDKEFQGAQTFIRELYNHLLAERPDIDIYIGARDTDNIRKQFPLLPPQNILPYKNRGINILRFIFDIPAYIKKYKFDFAHFQYISPKKIAGCQYIVTMHDMLFNDFRKDFPILFSIPRNYLFGRSIKNADIKTTVSEYSKSRICDYYQIPADEMHIIQNGVSNSLLQYQASKQEAEDWVAKKFGISNFILYTSRIEPRKNHLLLLQKYLSLKLYEKGISLVFIGKASIYTPGLNELIKSLTAEQKQFFRWIPQAEQADLAAFYRACRLFVYPSKAEGFGIPPLEAAICGAPVLCSSETAMKNFNFFAPYAFNPANQADFEQKLAFAVEQPPGYAFTKRVAEHVAHQYHWEKSSIIFYNLLQANFHCHETKNSDFRNAGHPELLWRV, from the coding sequence ATGGCAGCTAAAAAGATAAAATTGTTTGTTGATGCACACTCCTTTGATAAAGAATTTCAGGGCGCGCAGACTTTTATACGTGAGCTATATAATCACTTGCTGGCCGAGCGCCCGGACATAGATATTTATATCGGCGCACGCGATACAGATAACATTCGTAAACAGTTTCCGTTGCTGCCGCCGCAAAACATATTGCCTTATAAGAACCGGGGGATAAACATTCTGCGTTTTATTTTTGATATACCGGCATACATCAAAAAATACAAGTTTGATTTTGCCCACTTTCAATATATCAGCCCTAAAAAAATAGCGGGCTGCCAATATATTGTGACCATGCATGATATGCTTTTTAATGATTTCAGAAAGGATTTCCCAATTCTGTTTAGCATACCACGCAACTATCTTTTTGGCCGGAGCATTAAAAATGCCGATATAAAAACCACTGTATCTGAGTATTCCAAAAGCCGTATTTGTGATTATTACCAGATTCCCGCGGATGAAATGCACATCATCCAAAATGGGGTAAGCAACTCGCTGTTGCAATACCAGGCCTCAAAGCAAGAGGCTGAGGATTGGGTAGCAAAGAAATTCGGCATCAGCAATTTTATCCTGTATACCAGCCGTATTGAGCCGCGCAAAAACCATCTCTTATTGCTTCAGAAATATTTAAGCCTGAAGTTATATGAAAAAGGTATCAGCCTGGTGTTCATCGGTAAGGCATCAATATATACCCCTGGGCTAAACGAGCTCATCAAAAGCCTCACTGCCGAGCAAAAGCAATTTTTCAGGTGGATACCACAGGCAGAGCAGGCTGATTTGGCAGCATTTTATCGCGCCTGCAGGTTGTTTGTATATCCTTCAAAAGCCGAAGGTTTCGGCATCCCGCCGCTTGAAGCGGCCATTTGCGGTGCACCAGTGTTGTGCTCGTCAGAAACAGCGATGAAGAACTTTAACTTCTTCGCGCCATATGCTTTCAATCCAGCCAATCAAGCCGACTTTGAGCAAAAACTGGCATTTGCTGTTGAGCAGCCTCCCGGCTACGCCTTTACCAAGCGAGTAGCGGAGCACGTTGCTCATCAGTACCACTGGGAAAAAAGCAGTATCATATTTTACAATTTATTACAAGCAAACTTTCATTGTCATGAAACTAAAAATAGCGATTTTAGGAACGCGGGGCATCCCGAACTACTATGGCGGGTTTGA
- a CDS encoding glycosyltransferase, which produces MHNPQITVLMPAYNAGKYIREAITSVLEQSFTDFELLIVNDGSTDDTLDIIQSFNDERIVVLNQENKGVAAALNTGLRHARAPYIARFDADDVCYPYRLQVQYDFITSHPYYSIIGSGVDYTDVRGDLIFTWQPDALSHNEIRQLSYKICPFIHSSVFYKRDVILNAGGYNELAYTFEDHFLWAGILKHEKAFNLNQPLIKVRLNAESITIDEKWRTGKFRQIKYNTLRKHSITEAEGKQLSEIGIKQLSPRIKKGAYYALIGKKYLWNNYQPEKARKNLIKTLSISPLHIKNYFLLLMTFLPERTLIRLYHLAKGSFRLEETELPTAVLNQKELNYGS; this is translated from the coding sequence ATGCATAACCCTCAAATTACTGTTTTAATGCCGGCCTATAATGCCGGTAAATATATCCGCGAAGCTATTACGTCGGTACTTGAGCAATCGTTTACCGATTTTGAACTGCTCATTGTAAACGACGGATCAACTGATGATACACTGGATATCATCCAATCATTTAACGATGAGCGCATAGTGGTTTTAAACCAGGAAAACAAGGGAGTAGCCGCAGCCTTAAATACAGGCTTACGCCATGCACGAGCCCCTTATATTGCCCGTTTTGATGCTGATGACGTATGTTATCCCTACCGTCTGCAGGTTCAATATGATTTCATCACTTCGCACCCATATTACAGCATTATAGGTTCGGGCGTTGACTATACCGATGTGCGCGGCGACCTGATATTCACCTGGCAACCAGATGCTTTGAGCCACAATGAAATCCGTCAGCTTAGCTATAAAATTTGCCCTTTTATCCACTCAAGCGTGTTTTATAAGCGCGATGTTATTTTAAACGCAGGCGGCTATAACGAATTGGCCTACACATTTGAAGACCACTTTTTATGGGCAGGTATCCTCAAACACGAAAAAGCCTTTAATCTTAATCAGCCACTCATTAAAGTGAGGCTCAATGCCGAGTCTATCACCATTGATGAAAAATGGCGCACAGGCAAATTCAGGCAGATCAAATACAATACGCTGCGTAAGCATAGCATCACAGAAGCTGAAGGAAAGCAACTATCCGAAATCGGTATAAAGCAATTATCTCCACGCATTAAAAAAGGCGCTTATTATGCGCTGATAGGCAAAAAATACCTGTGGAATAATTACCAGCCGGAAAAGGCAAGAAAAAACCTGATCAAAACATTATCCATCAGTCCGCTGCATATTAAAAATTACTTTTTACTGCTGATGACATTTTTGCCCGAGCGTACACTGATCAGGTTATATCATTTGGCCAAAGGTAGCTTCCGCTTAGAAGAGACGGAACTGCCAACCGCTGTTTTAAATCAAAAGGAGTTGAACTATGGCAGCTAA